Below is a genomic region from Pedobacter cryoconitis.
AGAACCGAAGATCCAAAAGCAGCTAAAAAATTCATTAAAGAAGGAATCTGGCGCGGTGTTTTTAAAGTGAGTGAAACTGAAGTACCCTTTAATTTCGAATTGAAAGGAAAGGATGTGGAACATGCGACTTTCACGCTGCTGAATGGCACGAGAAGGGATGACTTTCATGTCGAATATCTGGGTAAAGACTCCTTGTTCATCAAGATGAATACTTATGACGCTGCATTAGTGGCTAAAATAGATAACGATGGGCAAATCAGCGGGGAATACAGAAGTCTTGTACCCGGACTGCGGGGGAATGCTTTGCCGTTTACTGCCGAACAAGGTAAATCTTATCGTTTTGTTGAGCCAGGAAAGGACGTAGCCCCTGCTGCCGATTTATCTGGGAAATGGGAGTTTAAAGGTTTCTCAAAAGAAGCTGTTCCCAATAAAATAGCCATTCTGAAACAAACGGGAAATAAATTAACCGGGGTGATTTTGCAGGTAACCGGTGATAGCCGTGAACTGGAAGGAACCGTACAGGGAAATCAATTTGTATTGTCTGGATTTAGCGGCCCGAGCCCTAAAATTTATAAAGGGACAATCAATGAAGATGGAACCTTGTCTGGAGAAATTAGCCAGGGGATTTATGATAACCTGAAGTTTACAGGTGTTAAAGACGGCAAAGCGGAATTACCTGATCCTTATACCCTGACCGCGCTGAAAGCCGGGGTGAAAAAGCTGGCTTTTACTTTCCCTGACCTTACCGGTAAACCTGTTTCGTTAACTGATGAAAAGTACAAAGGTAAAGTGGTTATTGTGGAGCTGGTAGGTACCTGGTGTCCAAACTGTACAGATCAGACTATCTTTTTGTCTCCCTGGTTTAACAAAAATAAAACCCGTGGGGTAGAAGCCATTGCGATAGGATTCGAACAAAAGGACGACCTTGAATATGGTAAATATACACTCGGTAAGCTGCGTGATAAATACAATATCAAATATGATATTCTTTTTGGTGGCCTGGCTGATAAAAGATTAGTTGCCGATAAATTACCTGCCTTGAACAAATTTGTGGCCTATCCGACCACGATCATTATTGACCGTAAAGGAGAAGTGCGGGAAATTTATACAGGTTATACCGGAACAGTGACCGGTAAATACTATGCAGAATACGAGAAGAAATTTAACAAAGTACTGGATGAATTATTGGCAGAACCAGTTCCGCCAGCTTCTTATTTCAGTGCACAAATAGCAACCCAAAATCCTTAGAAAAATATGAAACAAATAAATGCATTAGTTGCCATTGGAACAGTCCTGGCTCTTTCTTCCTTCTCTATTATCGATCGTATGGCTTTAGTGCCATTGAAAGACCCGATTGGGAAATATGTAAAAGCGGTACCCTATAAAGTAGATGCGGCGCATAGCAAACTTACCTGGCTTGCCAAAAAA
It encodes:
- a CDS encoding peroxiredoxin family protein: MRTKVSKIGVLALAVLVSSASFAAGRTEDPKAAKKFIKEGIWRGVFKVSETEVPFNFELKGKDVEHATFTLLNGTRRDDFHVEYLGKDSLFIKMNTYDAALVAKIDNDGQISGEYRSLVPGLRGNALPFTAEQGKSYRFVEPGKDVAPAADLSGKWEFKGFSKEAVPNKIAILKQTGNKLTGVILQVTGDSRELEGTVQGNQFVLSGFSGPSPKIYKGTINEDGTLSGEISQGIYDNLKFTGVKDGKAELPDPYTLTALKAGVKKLAFTFPDLTGKPVSLTDEKYKGKVVIVELVGTWCPNCTDQTIFLSPWFNKNKTRGVEAIAIGFEQKDDLEYGKYTLGKLRDKYNIKYDILFGGLADKRLVADKLPALNKFVAYPTTIIIDRKGEVREIYTGYTGTVTGKYYAEYEKKFNKVLDELLAEPVPPASYFSAQIATQNP